From the genome of Flavobacterium ovatum, one region includes:
- a CDS encoding DoxX family protein: MNNPASLLILVFLSMTFLQSSYEKLFYWEDNLTFLKEHFLKTRLKNLVKPALINLVIMELISTILCFVGGIELIISDGRLFGFYGAVFSSITLLMMLFGQRLAKDYDGARTIVIYFIPAVMAVYWLN, translated from the coding sequence ATGAACAATCCCGCCTCACTACTAATTCTCGTTTTTTTGAGTATGACCTTTTTGCAATCTAGTTATGAAAAGCTTTTTTACTGGGAAGACAATCTTACCTTTCTCAAAGAGCATTTCTTAAAAACAAGATTAAAAAACTTGGTCAAACCAGCCTTAATCAATTTAGTAATAATGGAATTGATATCGACCATCCTTTGTTTTGTAGGCGGAATCGAATTAATCATTAGCGATGGAAGACTTTTTGGTTTTTACGGTGCCGTATTTTCTTCAATTACCTTATTAATGATGCTTTTTGGTCAACGACTAGCCAAAGATTATGATGGTGCAAGAACCATTGTAATTTATTTTATACCAGCAGTGATGGCGGTATATTGGTTGAACTAG
- a CDS encoding phosphoglycerate kinase encodes MKTLNDFDFKNKKAIIRVDFNVPLDENFNITDTTRIVSAKPTIDAILAQGGSVILMSHLGRPKGVEAKYSLKHILKSTSEILGVPVKFAANCIGEEAKTAADALQAGEVLLLENLRYHAEEEAGDVAFAKELASLGDIYVNDAFGTAHRAHASTTIIAQFFPTAKCFGMLLAKEIESINKVLNDSVKPVLAILGGSKVSSKITVIENILDKVDHMILGGGMTFTFVKALGGKVGNSICEDDKLELALEILRLAKEKGVQIHIPVDVVAADDFSNTANTQIVDVREIPDGWEGLDAGPKSLAAFEKVIMESKTILWNGPLGVFEMESFAKGTIALGDYIAASTANGAFSLVGGGDSVAAVKQFGFEDKMSYVSTGGGAMLEMLEGRVLPGIAAILD; translated from the coding sequence ATGAAGACTTTAAACGACTTTGATTTTAAAAATAAAAAAGCAATAATTCGTGTTGATTTTAACGTGCCTTTGGACGAAAATTTCAACATTACTGATACTACTCGTATCGTATCTGCAAAACCAACTATTGATGCTATCTTGGCACAAGGTGGAAGCGTAATCTTAATGTCACACCTAGGAAGACCAAAAGGTGTTGAAGCGAAATATTCATTAAAACACATTTTAAAATCAACTTCTGAAATTCTTGGAGTTCCTGTGAAATTTGCAGCTAACTGTATTGGTGAAGAAGCTAAAACAGCTGCTGACGCTTTACAAGCTGGAGAAGTTTTATTATTAGAAAATTTACGTTACCATGCTGAAGAAGAAGCTGGGGATGTTGCTTTCGCTAAAGAATTGGCTTCATTGGGAGATATTTATGTAAACGACGCTTTTGGAACGGCTCACAGAGCACATGCTTCGACTACGATTATCGCTCAATTTTTTCCAACAGCTAAATGTTTTGGAATGTTGTTAGCTAAAGAAATTGAAAGCATCAATAAAGTATTAAACGATAGCGTAAAACCAGTTTTAGCTATACTAGGAGGATCTAAAGTTTCTTCAAAAATTACAGTTATTGAAAATATTCTTGACAAAGTAGATCATATGATTTTAGGTGGAGGTATGACCTTTACTTTTGTGAAAGCTTTAGGAGGTAAAGTAGGTAATTCTATTTGTGAAGATGACAAACTAGAGTTGGCTTTAGAGATTTTACGTTTAGCTAAAGAAAAAGGAGTTCAAATTCATATTCCAGTTGATGTAGTTGCTGCAGATGATTTCTCAAATACAGCAAACACTCAAATCGTTGATGTAAGAGAAATTCCTGATGGATGGGAAGGTCTTGATGCAGGTCCAAAATCATTGGCAGCATTTGAAAAAGTAATCATGGAATCTAAAACAATTCTTTGGAATGGTCCATTAGGAGTTTTTGAAATGGAATCATTTGCAAAAGGAACAATCGCTTTGGGTGATTATATTGCAGCTTCAACAGCAAATGGCGCATTCTCACTTGTAGGAGGTGGTGATTCAGTTGCAGCAGTGAAACAATTCGGTTTTGAAGACAAAATGAGTTATGTTTCAACAGGTGGTGGAGCGATGCTAGAGATGCTTGAAGGTAGAGTGTTACCTGGTATTGCAGCGATTTTAGACTAA
- a CDS encoding LysM peptidoglycan-binding domain-containing protein, with amino-acid sequence MTKKYITISLSLLLSIPLFSQDIAENKGIVGLERKVTYLDSIKKSFVKDDLAACVDNLWMKELTDLDLYNEMTNDIASIDSSIKVDYELPTDLLKSRLEAMNAKSPFRIQYNENLENVIKSFLKYRRKSYERLMAVSEYYFPLFEETFAKNNVPLEIKYLAIVESALNPKAVSKVGATGLWQFMYQTGKQYDLKIDSYVDERSDPYKATQAAAQYMSNMYAIFGDWELVLASYNSGPGNVTKAIRRSGGKQNFWDIRNYLPKETQGYVPAFLATMYIYEYHKEHGIKPNRAILQHFATDTVMIRKEMTFKQLSDLLDVPIAQLELLNPSYKLNTIPVYNDANHFLKLPKDKIAIFTSNEDKIYAYLQHELDYKNGDFQNSRAIAFKSVLDSDTLKLTANNTQYYKVKQGDNLNAIASKYDVSVEAIMKWNNLNNSNIAYGENLKIGVADSIVKSNARKAIASTAAVQKSVVVEKIDKDEITVNADDISNDEMRFHIVQKGENLNSIARSHNVTVADLTSWNDLSGSSIQLGTKLKINTTTASEEVAVVTPVALKNIQYVVQKGDNLGTIAKKFGTSLNELKQWNKLNSNSVALGKALIVAKNEPAINTSLASVNSFKKTDSFAKKSATDYYVQAGDTLYSIAKKSGVTIADLKKWNDISNEGIKPGMKLKLNG; translated from the coding sequence ATGACTAAAAAATATATCACAATATCACTTTCTTTATTACTATCAATTCCTTTGTTTTCGCAAGATATTGCTGAGAACAAGGGAATTGTTGGTTTAGAGAGGAAGGTGACCTACCTAGACTCCATAAAAAAATCTTTTGTAAAAGATGATTTAGCCGCTTGTGTTGATAATCTTTGGATGAAAGAATTGACAGATTTGGACCTATACAATGAGATGACTAATGATATTGCATCGATTGATTCTAGTATAAAAGTAGATTATGAATTGCCTACAGATTTGTTGAAATCTAGACTCGAGGCCATGAATGCTAAATCTCCTTTTAGAATTCAATACAATGAAAATCTGGAAAACGTAATCAAGTCTTTCTTGAAATACCGTAGAAAATCTTACGAACGTTTGATGGCTGTTTCAGAGTATTATTTCCCTTTATTTGAAGAGACTTTTGCGAAAAATAATGTTCCTTTAGAAATTAAATATTTAGCGATTGTTGAATCAGCTTTAAATCCAAAAGCGGTTTCCAAAGTGGGAGCTACTGGATTATGGCAGTTCATGTACCAAACTGGTAAACAATATGACTTAAAAATTGATTCTTATGTAGATGAACGTAGTGACCCTTATAAAGCGACGCAAGCAGCGGCGCAATATATGAGTAATATGTATGCTATTTTTGGTGATTGGGAATTGGTTTTGGCTTCGTATAATTCAGGCCCAGGGAATGTTACAAAAGCAATTCGTCGTTCAGGAGGAAAACAAAATTTCTGGGACATCCGTAATTATTTACCTAAAGAAACACAAGGGTATGTTCCTGCTTTTTTAGCTACGATGTATATTTATGAGTATCATAAAGAGCACGGTATTAAACCTAACAGAGCCATTTTGCAACATTTTGCAACTGATACAGTTATGATTAGAAAGGAAATGACGTTCAAGCAATTATCGGATTTATTAGACGTGCCTATCGCGCAACTGGAATTGTTGAATCCATCCTATAAATTGAATACGATTCCTGTTTACAATGATGCTAATCATTTTTTAAAATTACCTAAAGATAAAATTGCAATTTTTACTTCTAATGAAGACAAAATTTATGCTTACTTGCAACATGAATTAGATTATAAAAATGGTGATTTTCAAAATTCAAGAGCAATTGCATTCAAGTCAGTTTTAGATTCAGATACTTTAAAATTGACTGCTAATAATACACAATACTACAAAGTAAAACAAGGAGATAACCTGAATGCTATTGCTAGTAAATATGATGTAAGTGTAGAAGCTATTATGAAATGGAACAACCTTAATAATAGTAACATTGCTTACGGTGAGAACTTAAAAATTGGTGTTGCAGATTCAATAGTTAAATCAAATGCCCGTAAAGCGATTGCTTCTACTGCAGCAGTTCAAAAAAGTGTCGTAGTTGAGAAAATTGATAAAGATGAAATAACTGTCAACGCTGATGATATTTCAAATGATGAAATGCGTTTTCATATTGTACAAAAAGGTGAAAATTTAAACTCAATCGCTAGAAGCCATAATGTGACGGTTGCTGATTTAACGTCTTGGAATGATTTATCTGGTTCGTCCATTCAATTGGGAACAAAATTAAAAATTAATACCACTACGGCCTCTGAGGAAGTTGCTGTTGTTACTCCAGTAGCTTTGAAAAACATTCAATATGTAGTTCAAAAAGGAGATAACCTTGGGACTATTGCCAAGAAATTTGGAACTTCTTTAAACGAATTGAAACAATGGAATAAATTGAATTCTAATTCAGTTGCTTTAGGAAAAGCATTGATTGTAGCCAAAAATGAGCCTGCTATCAATACCTCTCTTGCGAGTGTGAATTCTTTCAAAAAGACCGATAGCTTCGCAAAAAAATCTGCTACTGATTATTATGTTCAAGCAGGTGATACTTTATATAGTATCGCTAAAAAGTCTGGAGTTACTATCGCAGATTTGAAAAAATGGAACGATATTAGCAATGAAGGAATTAAACCTGGAATGAAATTGAAATTAAACGGATAA
- a CDS encoding DUF4837 family protein, producing the protein MNKAHFLFLLLSLSLFSCKDKEDVVTKKATGKINTISIVIDDQLWNSEVGDSIRNKFASPVIGLPQEEPLFNINQYPTKLLEGFMTDSRNIVVVKKEEVNKFEIITDQYASPQNVFHITGRTATDILSILEKQSATIIATIRQTEIEESQKIIKKSVLDPKIIDNKFHVNLDVPTDYQYTLHESNFLWLKKEIVSGSSSLLIYQVPIYHIINKNNLVSNIISMRDSIGKLYIHGKEIDTDMITEEAYSPYFFKIKLDGKLAYEMKGTWELKNDFMSGPFINYVIIDDEYSRALVLEGFCYSPSKEKRDLMHELEAIIKSVSIVKR; encoded by the coding sequence ATGAATAAGGCCCATTTTTTATTTCTACTACTTTCATTGTCATTGTTCTCTTGTAAAGACAAAGAGGATGTTGTTACCAAAAAAGCAACTGGAAAGATTAATACTATTTCTATTGTTATAGATGATCAATTGTGGAATAGTGAAGTAGGAGATAGTATTCGAAATAAATTCGCTTCACCCGTAATAGGGCTACCTCAAGAAGAACCTCTATTTAATATCAATCAATATCCTACTAAATTGTTAGAAGGTTTTATGACGGATAGCCGCAATATTGTTGTGGTTAAAAAAGAGGAGGTAAATAAATTTGAAATCATAACCGATCAATATGCTTCACCTCAAAATGTGTTTCATATTACAGGAAGAACGGCAACAGATATTTTATCTATTTTAGAGAAACAAAGCGCTACAATTATTGCTACAATCAGACAAACTGAAATTGAAGAATCTCAAAAGATAATTAAAAAATCAGTTTTGGACCCTAAGATAATTGATAACAAATTTCATGTTAATTTAGACGTTCCAACAGATTATCAATACACATTACACGAATCTAATTTTTTGTGGTTGAAAAAAGAAATTGTAAGTGGCAGCAGTAGTTTGTTAATTTACCAAGTTCCTATTTATCATATTATTAATAAGAATAATTTAGTATCTAATATTATTAGTATGCGTGATTCTATTGGTAAATTGTATATTCATGGAAAAGAAATTGATACGGATATGATTACTGAGGAAGCTTATTCTCCTTATTTTTTCAAAATTAAATTGGATGGGAAATTGGCTTATGAAATGAAAGGAACCTGGGAATTGAAAAATGATTTTATGTCAGGGCCTTTTATCAATTATGTGATTATTGATGATGAATATAGTAGAGCTTTAGTCTTAGAAGGTTTTTGTTATTCTCCTTCGAAAGAAAAACGGGATTTAATGCACGAATTAGAAGCGATTATTAAATCAGTTTCAATTGTAAAAAGATAA
- a CDS encoding DNA polymerase III subunit delta', whose amino-acid sequence MLFSNILGQDHIKNHLTQSASSGRIPHAQLFIGPEGCGTLTMAIAYAQYILCQNQNGENTGENAACNLKFDKIAHPDLHFVYPTVTTDEVKAKPKSIDFITDWREFVLQQPYGGLFDWYAILGVKNKQGEIRVDDAQEILKSLALKSYEGGYKIMIVWMADKLNTAASNKLLKLLEEPPEKTVFILISENEEDIIQTIRSRCQILHFNGLSQSVIADALVAKEQIDEKLALKLAHQAQGNYNKALHLLHDDSEEHPFEEWFVTWVRAAFQAKKDASAIHDLITWSEKIAALGRESQKKFLDFCIEMFRQALLLNYETPSLVYFEPKVPKFKLEKFAPFVNGNNIHEIYSEIGEAMYHIERNGNAKIILTDLSIKLTRLIHKK is encoded by the coding sequence ATGCTATTTTCAAATATTTTAGGACAAGATCACATCAAGAACCACCTCACCCAGAGTGCTAGTTCAGGACGCATTCCACATGCGCAGCTTTTTATAGGACCCGAAGGCTGTGGTACCTTAACCATGGCAATTGCTTATGCGCAATATATTTTGTGTCAAAATCAAAACGGAGAAAACACGGGAGAAAATGCCGCTTGCAACCTGAAGTTTGACAAAATAGCCCATCCTGATTTGCATTTTGTATATCCTACAGTAACAACAGATGAAGTAAAAGCCAAGCCAAAAAGTATTGATTTCATTACTGATTGGAGAGAATTTGTCTTGCAACAGCCTTATGGTGGACTGTTTGATTGGTACGCTATTCTTGGCGTAAAAAACAAACAAGGAGAAATTCGGGTTGATGATGCTCAGGAAATATTAAAATCCTTGGCTTTAAAGTCCTACGAAGGCGGTTATAAAATTATGATTGTCTGGATGGCAGACAAGCTCAATACTGCAGCTTCCAATAAATTATTAAAGTTACTCGAAGAGCCACCAGAGAAAACAGTCTTTATATTGATTAGCGAAAACGAAGAAGACATTATTCAAACCATTCGTTCGCGTTGTCAAATTTTGCATTTTAATGGATTGAGCCAATCTGTAATTGCAGATGCCTTAGTTGCCAAAGAACAAATAGACGAAAAATTAGCCTTGAAACTAGCCCATCAAGCGCAAGGAAATTATAACAAAGCCTTGCATTTATTGCATGATGACAGCGAAGAACATCCCTTTGAAGAATGGTTTGTTACTTGGGTACGAGCTGCTTTTCAAGCCAAAAAAGACGCTTCGGCCATTCATGATTTGATTACTTGGAGCGAAAAAATAGCGGCATTAGGAAGAGAAAGCCAAAAGAAATTCTTGGATTTTTGTATCGAAATGTTTCGACAAGCACTTTTACTCAATTACGAAACACCGAGTTTGGTCTATTTTGAACCCAAAGTTCCTAAGTTCAAATTGGAGAAATTTGCTCCTTTTGTCAACGGAAACAACATTCACGAAATTTACAGCGAAATTGGCGAAGCCATGTACCACATAGAACGTAATGGAAACGCAAAAATAATATTGACCGATTTATCTATAAAACTAACCCGCCTTATTCATAAAAAATAA
- a CDS encoding ferritin, whose translation MKDLLRTNSSLHEGIEKLLNLQSKIESDASNKYLAMASWLDRNGYANTADYLYAQSEEERMHFLKIFKYITELGGIAITPTIGEVQQEFRSLKEVFEIALQNEIAVTHAINKIVAKCRAENDYATEEFMMWYVREQREEEKNARRALELFDLIDENAPSGKFELDREIAKIGAAV comes from the coding sequence ATGAAAGATTTATTAAGAACCAACTCTTCACTTCACGAGGGAATAGAAAAACTATTAAACTTACAATCTAAGATAGAAAGTGATGCGTCTAACAAATATTTGGCTATGGCCTCCTGGTTGGACCGAAATGGATATGCAAACACAGCGGATTATTTATACGCACAATCTGAAGAAGAGCGCATGCACTTCCTGAAAATATTCAAATACATTACTGAATTAGGCGGAATTGCTATTACCCCTACAATTGGCGAAGTACAACAAGAATTTCGATCTCTAAAAGAGGTTTTTGAAATTGCACTACAAAATGAAATTGCGGTAACACATGCTATCAATAAAATTGTTGCCAAATGTCGAGCGGAAAACGATTATGCCACCGAAGAATTCATGATGTGGTACGTAAGAGAACAAAGAGAAGAAGAAAAAAATGCGAGACGTGCACTAGAACTATTTGATCTAATTGATGAAAATGCTCCTTCTGGAAAATTCGAATTAGACCGAGAAATTGCCAAAATTGGCGCTGCGGTATAA
- a CDS encoding (2Fe-2S) ferredoxin domain-containing protein: protein MSTIPFPKKALFICTGSKCGKHNEIKKYFKKTIKENGLKNEIEIFKIECSDRCKCAPILYNQFENKWYEKVTLSQAEKMMEDMKA from the coding sequence ATGAGCACAATACCCTTTCCAAAAAAAGCATTATTTATTTGCACTGGAAGTAAATGTGGAAAACATAACGAAATAAAAAAATATTTCAAGAAAACCATCAAAGAAAATGGTTTGAAAAACGAAATTGAGATTTTTAAAATCGAATGTAGTGACCGCTGCAAGTGCGCCCCTATACTTTATAATCAGTTTGAAAATAAATGGTACGAAAAAGTGACTTTAAGTCAAGCGGAAAAAATGATGGAGGATATGAAAGCATAA
- a CDS encoding acyl-CoA thioesterase, with the protein MTPKHPSESLAIHTDLVLPSETNHINNLFGGELLSRMDRAASISAQRHSRNIAVTASVNHVAFTKPILLGSVVTIEAKVSRAFNTSMEVYIDVWVEDRLSGEKSKANEAIYTFVAVDQNGKPVVIPPIIPETAIEKERFEGALRRKQLSLLLAGKMKPSEATELKALFD; encoded by the coding sequence ATGACCCCAAAACATCCTTCAGAATCTTTGGCTATACATACTGATTTGGTTTTGCCAAGTGAAACCAATCATATCAACAACCTTTTTGGAGGAGAACTTTTGTCGCGTATGGATCGTGCCGCTAGTATTTCGGCACAGCGTCATTCCCGCAATATTGCCGTTACCGCATCGGTAAATCATGTAGCTTTTACAAAACCTATTTTGCTAGGAAGTGTCGTGACTATTGAAGCCAAAGTATCTAGAGCCTTCAACACCTCAATGGAAGTTTATATCGACGTTTGGGTAGAAGACCGTCTATCTGGAGAAAAATCCAAAGCCAACGAAGCTATTTATACTTTTGTAGCCGTGGATCAAAACGGAAAACCTGTAGTTATTCCTCCCATTATACCAGAAACAGCTATTGAAAAAGAACGATTTGAAGGCGCTCTAAGACGCAAACAATTGAGTTTATTGTTGGCTGGAAAAATGAAGCCCAGCGAAGCTACAGAGCTGAAAGCTTTGTTCGATTAA